CAAAATTCAGGCTATGGATACCCTCCTAACACTCCTCCACCAGCATCACAATACCCACCTTCAAATTCAGATCCGTACCCCCCTGCTCCATATCCGCACCCATATCCATATCCGTACACCCCTGCATATTCATTCTCATCTGCATACCCACCACCGCCATATACGACCTCACATTCTGGCCCTTTAGATTATCAACTCCCTCCACCTCCTCCTTCCCCCTCCCATTCTCATCCACCTCCTCAATCTTCTTCCCCTCTTCCATATCCATATCCATATCCAGCTTCAGCTCCTCCGGTGACCCCAAGTGCTCCTGGGGCTCACCTTCAACACCATGGAAGTTTCCAATATGGTTCAGGCCTTTATCACTATGAACAAACCGGTGGGACTTACCCATCTGTTGAAAGCCCAGCCAGCTTCCCGCCGCGTGCGAATAGCTTCTCGAATCATCATAGGCAGGAGAGTTATAGTTCAGTGGGAGTTGGGGCTTCAACAAATCATGATGTTGACACTGTATCAGTGTCTTCTACTAGCCATTCTGTTTACCCTCCTTTGGATGATCTTTTGAACAATGTGCATTTGTATGATAACCATCCAACTGCTCCAGCGTTACCTCATGGGCCTGCAGTGTCACCCTTAATAAATTCACCTCAAAGTGCTAAGTTTGAAAAGCAGGGGGAGTTTTATGGATATCCTAATAGTTCATTTTCTAGTAATTGGGAGGGTTATTATTCTGATCAGGTGGCTTCGCCTAGCCACTCTGTATATTCCACTTCGACCTCGTTCAACAGTTCTCAACACAGTCAGACTTTGCAGATTGTGCCATTGCAAAGTAAAGGATCTTTGAAAGTTTTACTTCTACATGGGAATTTAGATATATGGGTACATGATGCTAAAAATCTGCCAAATATGGACATGTTTCATAAAACATTGGGGGATGTGTTTGCAAAGCTGCCAGGGAATGTGACCAACAAAATTGAAGGGCAAATGAAGAACAAAATCACTAGTGATCCATATGTTTCAATTTCAGTGTCAAATGCGGTGATTGGGAGAACTTACGTGATTAGCAATTCTGAGGATCCTGTTTGGAAGCAACACTTCTATGTTCCAGTAGCTCATAATGCTGCCGAGGTGCACTTTGTTGTAAAAGACAGTGATGTTGTTGGGTCACAGCTTATTGGAGTTGTGGCAATTCCAGTAGAGCAGCTATACTCAGGAGAAAAAGTTGAGGGAGTTTACCCTGTCTTGAATGCTAGTGGGAAGCCTTGCAAACCCGGAGCTGTTATGAGACTTTCAATTCAGTACTTTCCAATGGAGAAGCTGAGCATTTACCACTCTGGAGTAGGGGCAGGCCCTGATTATTATGGAGTTCCTGGGACTTATTTTCCTCTTAGGAAAGGTTGCAGAGTCACACTTTATCAAGATGCCCATGTCCCAGATGGAGCCCTTCCAGATTTGAGACTAGATGGTGGTTACCCATATGTGCATGGGAAGTGTTGGCAGGACATTTTTGACGCAATACGTCAGGCACGTCGTTTGATATACATAACTGGGTGGTCAGTATGGCACAACGTCAAACTAGTCCGTGATGCTAGTTATGCATCTGATTTTACCCTGGGAGATATTTTGAGGTCCAAGTCTCAGGAAGGAGTGAGAGTGCTGCTACTTGTTTGGGATGATCCCACTTCAAGGAGCATTTTGGGTTATAAAACTGTAAGTACCTTTTCTTTTATTGAACTGGCTTTATTATACTACTTCAGTGGTTTTGGAGTTTATACTTCTCCTTGTTATGGCTTTTCTCTTAACACAGTATTTATTACTGTGATAAGTGAtaatattaaattagaaatttgtCCTTGTTTAGATGTTATTATGAGGTCATGAATTTTACATTTGTATGTTAAATGAGGCAAATGAGGTAGTTGGTCACCATATGTGGTAGCTCATGATGAACTCAACGTTGTTATTAGCATAATGACAAAGATTGAGATTGATGGTTCTCTCATCCTTCTCATAATTGATTAGTATAATACTCTCAGAGGCCTTGTCAGAGTGGACTTATAATGAGTATTAGATTTGAATTAATTGAAAAGTAATAGCATGTAAGAGAGGACAAATAAAAGAGATTTTTTTGGTTCTGTTGCTGTTGCTTTCCTGTATTCATCGTATAAACTTCACACAGTGTAATGTCTTCTACACTAATCTAGTTAGTTGTATTCTGAGTAAATATGATTAGGAAACAATTCTAAATTCAAAAGTAATTATTAAATCTTAACTTTCCAGAACATTGTGGTAAAAAAATCTAGCATCTCTCGTTAATGATTCATTCATGTTTCtgtcttttttttccttttgaatCGCCAGGAATTTTTTTTCTCCCTGACTAAAGACGTGAATTTAAGAATTTGTCAATTCTACAACTAGAGGCAATTTTGATTGGTTGAGGCCCATATTAAAATAGGCATGAATAGGCACAATATGCCTTTGTGGTACAAGAGCTTTCCTTTACTGCTGTGGAAACCAATTTTCGTTTATAGACCTAGAAACTTATTGGATTTCTTGTATTTGTGATTTCTAAAAGAGCTTGATGAGTTTTATATCTGCACATTACTCGTGATCCCTTTTTATCGGTTATTAGCTTCTCTTTTTTGGTTCTGAATATTCTAATTTACTGAAAAACCAACACAGGATGGAATTATGGCAACCCATGATGAAGAAACTCGCCGATTTTTCAAGCACTCATCAGTGCAAGTGCTACTATGTCCCCGCAGTGCTGGAAAAAGACACAGCTGGTTAAAGCAAAGGGTTAGACTTTACTTACTGCTTTTCAGTTTCTAATcctttatactttttttttcaagacatattaatacaaattatatatgtatattcttGATGTCATCTTTATAATTAATATCACGTTGTAACTTACTGAATGTTAGCCGAGGCAGCTTACACCTTACTAGAAAGTGCACTAATTTATGATGTGATGGTTTGTTTTTACTGGATGGCTCTCATTAGTATGTTGACAAAAGTTTTACTCCAAAATGAACTAAGCATTTAACTTGGGGACTTGTAAAAGGAAATGGAAAATGAACCTtgcattgattttttattttcagGAAGTTGAGACAATTTATACACACCATCAGAAAAATGTAATTGTCGATGCTGATGCTGGCAATAACAGAAGAAAAATCGTTGCTTTTGTTGGAGGACTTGATTTATGTGATGGACGGTATGATACTCCACATCATGCTCTATTTAAGACACTGCAAACAGTGCATAAGGATGATTACCACAACCCTACGTTTACGGTAATTACTAGAGCAGATTTGAAAAAAGTTGTATAAAGAATTATCAACGATGCTTGTACCAAATCTAACTGTTTATAATGCTATTGTCATCGTCATATAAATTTTTGATAGTACTTAACTGTTATTATGCTTACTACATAGAATTATAGAAGTCGAGAACTTGCTGCTTTATTTGGTGATTTTGTTGTTTAGCTCATATAATCAACCTATACTAATTTAACTGGATGATAATCTCAACAGGGTAATGTTGCTGGCTGTCCAAGAGAGCCATGGCATGACTTGCACTCTCGAATTGATGGCCCTGCTGCTTATGATGTTCTGACAAACTTTGAAGAGCGTTGGTTAAAGGCTTCAAAACCACATGGGATGTCAAAATTAAAGAGAAAACAATATGATGATGCCTTGCTTAGGCTAGAAAGGATTCCAGACATCATTGGATTGTCTGAAGCTGCTTGCAGTAGTGAGAATGACCCTGAAGCTTGGCACGTTCAGGTAGTATTGACATTTAACTAACTAGAATTTTTCCTTAGGCTCAACTGGTAAATCAGTGGAATTAGTTTGACAGGGTAATTCTAAGTTCTGCATAATATGTGTTGGCTTACAGTGGAATTTAAAGATTTCAAGGTATCTTATAGTTGGATTTTGATGCAGATATTTCGTTCAATCGACTCTAACTCGGTTAAAGAATTCCCCAAGGATCCAAAAGATGCCACAAGCAAGGTGGAATAAATTTTAGTGATAAAACCTTCTATTTTTGTATAATATTTGGTGATTCTGTTTATATTTTTGGGATTGTGGTAATTGTTCTTCTTCTTTACAGAACCTGGTGTGCGGGAAAAATGTTCTAATTGACATGAGTATACATACAGCTTACGTGAAGGCCATTCGCACAGCTCAGCATTTCATTTATATTGAGAACCAGTATTTTATTGGATCTTCTTACAGCTGGAGTTCACATAAAGATTTAGGTGAGAAATTGTCTTTTTAATGGAGAGACAAGGAATTATTTGGAGATTTCACTTAATTGATCCTGCAGTGAATATAAGATAAAAAATGTATGAATTTTTGCAGTTGAATAAATTAGAATAATGCATTACGGAGTGTATCTTTAGGATTGGGTCCTTCACCGAAGAGTTTAGTTTTGTAAATTTGTCTCCCCTTCTGGCTGATTCCAATGTAAGAAAATAAGAACCAAATTTTATTCTCAGACATTAAGAAGGTGAAGCTTTTATAGGACATATAAGGTTGTCGGACAAAATTATAAGAAACAAGTGAAACATTTTGAATGAATAGAAGGTTTTATCCCTTTTCTTCCATTAGTTTGGCATGAGTTCATTTGATTTAGATTTTGTTTTATCAATTGATTAAGAGGATTGTCTGTTCTCTCGTCTTTTGCTGTGGTTCGTGTATTAGATAAAACAAATGTTTTTTTTCAAGTAATAAtccaatatatatatagagatttatgctTTATACAACAAATCTCCTCCTATCTTTTGTATTTACTCTCATTATAATTAGTTCTTTGAAACTCCGACACGGTACATTATATGTGATATCACAAATTCTGATTATTGAAGTTTGTTATCCACTCTAGTGAGATTTGGATTATGCTCATTCAATTCTGGTGCCTTCCCTTGCAGGTGCTAATAATCTGATTCCAATGGAAATTGCCCTTAAGATTGCTGATAAAATTAGAGCAAATGAGAGATTTGCTGCATATATTGTTATTCCAATGTGGCCAGAGGGTGTTCCAACTGGTGCTGCTACGCAAAGGATTCTTTTTTGGCAGGTATTTAGTCACTATCTTGTTTTTGGAACTCATAATTACCAGTTTATTTGTCTTGATAATTCTGAGTCATTTAGTGTGGCTGTGTTTGAAAGCAACTGTAGAAATGAATGAATCCTTTTAGTTACTCtgataattaaattattttgtaGTAAAGATGTCTTGTCTCTAAAATTAAGCTAAAAGGACATATGCAAACGAAAGCGCAAACAAACTCCTTGCTTTAAAAAGTCAGGCCCACCTGTATTGCCATTTCTTATTGAACTCtctttctgaaaaaaaaaaaaaaaaagaaaaaaaaattcatgacTCAGTTTTGAACATGTGAGATCCCCCGCTGACCTACTAAAGAAAAGGATGAGAGAAATTGTAAGTGAGAGGAAGGATGAACACATCTTCTTCCTTAAGAGATTTTTTTGCCCTTTATCTCAAGTGTTATGAAATGATCTGATCTCCAAGCTGAGTTCCCTTTATAGTAAATCAGTGTCAAGAATTTGAAAAACCTTTAGCTATCTTATTTGTGCTTTGGCAGGCCTACGATTTCATTTACTCAATTTAATGCTTCCTTGTAGCAACTAGAACTGATAACCACCATTTTCTTTCATAGCTCCTATTGTGAATGAGAATTAGTTCTTGTGGATTACTTGTTTTGCTTATGTTTAAAATTTTTCTGTAAATTTACTTGTTTAAAGGGAGAGAGTAAGAAGGGCATATAGTCACATTAGTTAAATGGTattaaaaatattacaaaaccaTGATGGGATCATCAAATTTCACGTATAGCACATTAATTACTTCTACTTATTCTCATTACTGGTCGACTACAATACA
This genomic interval from Humulus lupulus chromosome 8, drHumLupu1.1, whole genome shotgun sequence contains the following:
- the LOC133796623 gene encoding phospholipase D beta 2-like, which translates into the protein MDNYGSSSSHPYQNSGYGYPPNTPPPASQYPPSNSDPYPPAPYPHPYPYPYTPAYSFSSAYPPPPYTTSHSGPLDYQLPPPPPSPSHSHPPPQSSSPLPYPYPYPASAPPVTPSAPGAHLQHHGSFQYGSGLYHYEQTGGTYPSVESPASFPPRANSFSNHHRQESYSSVGVGASTNHDVDTVSVSSTSHSVYPPLDDLLNNVHLYDNHPTAPALPHGPAVSPLINSPQSAKFEKQGEFYGYPNSSFSSNWEGYYSDQVASPSHSVYSTSTSFNSSQHSQTLQIVPLQSKGSLKVLLLHGNLDIWVHDAKNLPNMDMFHKTLGDVFAKLPGNVTNKIEGQMKNKITSDPYVSISVSNAVIGRTYVISNSEDPVWKQHFYVPVAHNAAEVHFVVKDSDVVGSQLIGVVAIPVEQLYSGEKVEGVYPVLNASGKPCKPGAVMRLSIQYFPMEKLSIYHSGVGAGPDYYGVPGTYFPLRKGCRVTLYQDAHVPDGALPDLRLDGGYPYVHGKCWQDIFDAIRQARRLIYITGWSVWHNVKLVRDASYASDFTLGDILRSKSQEGVRVLLLVWDDPTSRSILGYKTDGIMATHDEETRRFFKHSSVQVLLCPRSAGKRHSWLKQREVETIYTHHQKNVIVDADAGNNRRKIVAFVGGLDLCDGRYDTPHHALFKTLQTVHKDDYHNPTFTGNVAGCPREPWHDLHSRIDGPAAYDVLTNFEERWLKASKPHGMSKLKRKQYDDALLRLERIPDIIGLSEAACSSENDPEAWHVQIFRSIDSNSVKEFPKDPKDATSKNLVCGKNVLIDMSIHTAYVKAIRTAQHFIYIENQYFIGSSYSWSSHKDLGANNLIPMEIALKIADKIRANERFAAYIVIPMWPEGVPTGAATQRILFWQNKTMQMMYETIYKALVEAGLEGAYSPQDYLNFFCLGNREALDGNSNGMESPTAANTPQALSRKNRRFMIYVHSKGMIVDDEYVVIGSANINQRSMEGTRDTEIAMGAYQPHHTWARKLHSPFGQIYGYRMSLWAEHMGTIDDCFTQPESIDCVRKVRSIGEMNWKQFAADEVTEMGGHLLKYPVEVDRKGKVKSLPGHENFPDAGGNIVGSFIAIQENLTI